Proteins encoded by one window of Candidatus Zixiibacteriota bacterium:
- a CDS encoding exosortase C-terminal domain/associated protein EpsI, with amino-acid sequence MNGTAKKAIISLVILIIFGGFGTYLRGHEQMPDSQPDFSLIPFNDFGYTGSEHRFDEFAYEVLKADTSTLRNYFDDAFNSYWLFVAYFSSQKYGAQIHSPRHCLPGGGFKIETIELYPIKLNDGTTLQVNRLTIANNMRKELMIYWFETRGGVISDEYGLKLDLMRNAISLQPTDAAFCRLTMPLSLHADFDKATERAVKFIRDFYPSMQEALPFDK; translated from the coding sequence CGATTATATCACTGGTTATCCTGATAATCTTCGGCGGTTTCGGGACCTATCTACGCGGACATGAACAGATGCCCGATAGCCAGCCCGATTTTAGTTTGATTCCCTTCAATGATTTCGGTTATACGGGCAGCGAGCATAGATTTGATGAGTTTGCTTATGAAGTGTTGAAGGCTGATACCTCGACGCTGCGCAATTATTTTGATGATGCCTTCAATAGTTACTGGCTTTTTGTGGCCTATTTTTCCAGTCAGAAATACGGCGCGCAAATTCATTCGCCCAGGCATTGCCTCCCTGGCGGGGGATTCAAAATCGAGACGATTGAACTTTATCCGATTAAACTCAATGACGGAACGACACTTCAGGTCAACCGTCTTACCATCGCTAACAATATGCGAAAAGAGCTGATGATATACTGGTTCGAGACTCGCGGCGGAGTAATTTCTGATGAATACGGATTAAAGCTTGACCTGATGCGAAACGCCATATCTCTCCAGCCGACCGACGCCGCATTTTGCCGCCTGACGATGCCTCTCTCGCTCCATGCCGATTTTGATAAAGCCACCGAACGGGCCGTAAAATTTATTCGGGATTTCTATCCCTCCATGCAGGAAGCTCTGCCCTTCGATAAGTAG